The Burkholderia mayonis genome window below encodes:
- a CDS encoding sialidase family protein: MTTRWMLACLFCASVVASSAAQVPPAAPPGSVIAHSAAATRVFLGSPSLAILPDGTYVASHDMFGPSALPDEVHVFASHDEGQTWEKLSVVSGQYWSSLFVVDGALYLMGTDRSMGTPVIRRSTDGGATWTTPSDAQTGRFALTGRYITGPVPVLIERGRLWRAFEVIEGGDLRSLVLSTPVDRDLLDTRNWRATKPLPSDHSWLDNNFLTWEEGSVVSTGERDPVIVLRVNTKHGPEKAALVHVLADGRSLSFDPAHDFVDFPGGGKKFTVRFDPRSERYWSLANAVPNSDGTANLERVRNTLALTSSPDLRHWTVERVLLQSADRLRHGFQYADWQFEGDDIIAVVRMAFDDSEGGAQSQHDSNYVTFVRVRDFRHAASLKHVENGSR; encoded by the coding sequence ATGACAACCCGCTGGATGCTAGCCTGCCTGTTCTGCGCATCCGTCGTTGCATCGTCGGCCGCTCAAGTGCCACCCGCCGCGCCGCCCGGCAGCGTGATCGCGCACAGCGCGGCGGCGACGCGCGTGTTCCTCGGCTCGCCGTCGCTCGCGATCCTGCCGGACGGCACCTACGTCGCGTCGCACGACATGTTCGGACCGTCGGCGCTGCCCGACGAGGTGCACGTGTTCGCGTCGCACGACGAGGGGCAGACCTGGGAAAAGCTGAGCGTCGTGTCAGGTCAATACTGGTCGTCGCTCTTCGTCGTCGACGGCGCGCTCTACCTGATGGGCACCGATCGCTCGATGGGCACGCCGGTGATCCGCCGCTCGACCGACGGCGGCGCGACATGGACGACGCCCAGCGACGCGCAGACCGGACGCTTTGCGCTTACCGGACGCTACATCACCGGGCCGGTGCCGGTGCTCATCGAGCGCGGCCGCTTGTGGCGCGCATTCGAAGTCATCGAAGGCGGCGACCTGCGCTCGCTCGTGCTGTCCACGCCCGTCGACCGCGATCTGCTCGACACGCGCAACTGGCGCGCGACCAAACCGCTGCCATCCGACCATTCGTGGCTCGACAACAACTTTCTGACGTGGGAGGAAGGCAGCGTCGTGTCGACGGGCGAGCGCGACCCGGTGATCGTGCTGCGCGTGAACACGAAGCACGGCCCGGAGAAGGCAGCGCTCGTCCATGTGCTTGCGGACGGCCGGTCGCTGTCGTTCGATCCCGCGCACGACTTCGTCGACTTTCCAGGCGGCGGCAAGAAATTCACGGTCCGGTTCGATCCCCGCTCGGAACGCTACTGGTCGCTCGCGAACGCGGTGCCGAACTCAGACGGCACGGCGAATCTCGAGCGCGTGAGAAACACGCTCGCGCTCACGTCGTCACCCGATCTACGCCACTGGACCGTCGAGCGCGTGCTGCTGCAGAGCGCGGACCGCCTGCGGCACGGCTTCCAGTACGCGGATTGGCAATTCGAAGGCGACGACATCATCGCGGTCGTGCGGATGGCGTTCGACGACAGTGAAGGCGGCGCGCAGAGCCAGCATGATTCGAACTACGTGACATTCGTGCGGGTGCGCGATTTCAGGCACGCGGCGTCGCTGAAGCACGTCGAAAACGGTTCGCGTTGA